In Aurantimicrobium minutum, the following proteins share a genomic window:
- the hisF gene encoding imidazole glycerol phosphate synthase subunit HisF → MSVAVRIIPCLDVADGRVVKGVNFLNLKDQGDPVELARYYYEQGADEITFLDVKATVENRSTMFDVVARTADAVFIPLTVGGGVRTVEDVAQLLAHGADKVGVNSAAIKRPELVDEISGRYGAQVLVLSLDITRSASTPSGFVVTTHGGRELTDIDALEWAREAINRGAGELLVNSIDADGTKDGFDLELISAIREISSVPIIASGGAGSADDFPPAICAGADAALAASIFHSKAVTIGEVKSVLKNDGVEVR, encoded by the coding sequence CCTGAATCTGAAAGATCAGGGAGATCCTGTTGAGCTTGCTCGTTACTACTACGAGCAAGGTGCAGACGAGATTACGTTTCTCGACGTCAAAGCCACGGTAGAAAACCGTTCCACCATGTTTGACGTCGTTGCACGCACGGCAGATGCGGTTTTTATTCCATTGACAGTCGGTGGCGGTGTTCGCACCGTTGAGGATGTTGCCCAGTTACTCGCTCATGGTGCAGACAAGGTCGGCGTCAACAGCGCAGCCATTAAACGACCCGAGTTGGTGGATGAAATATCTGGCCGTTATGGAGCACAAGTACTTGTGCTGTCCTTGGACATCACTAGGTCAGCATCGACCCCATCTGGTTTCGTTGTGACGACTCATGGAGGTCGCGAACTCACAGACATTGACGCGCTTGAATGGGCTCGCGAGGCCATTAATCGAGGCGCTGGTGAGCTTCTGGTGAATTCAATTGATGCAGATGGAACTAAAGATGGTTTCGACCTCGAATTAATCTCTGCAATTCGAGAGATTAGTTCTGTCCCCATTATTGCCAGTGGAGGCGCCGGGTCAGCAGATGATTTTCCCCCTGCTATTTGCGCAGGAGCAGACGCAGCACTTGCTGCCAGTATTTTCCACTCCAAAGCTGTCACTATTGGAGAAGTAAAGTCAGTTTTGAAAAATGATGGGGTTGAGGTGCGATAA
- the hisI gene encoding phosphoribosyl-AMP cyclohydrolase: protein MSAFDPSSLKYDSQGLIPAIIQDVSNNDVLMLGYMNPEAVRRTLAEGRVTFWSRSRQEYWRKGDTSGHAQFVRSVHHDCDADTLLIGVEQIGAACHTGSRTCFEEYEVAAVDEVDTSVIGQGE, encoded by the coding sequence ATGTCAGCTTTCGATCCATCCAGCTTGAAGTATGACTCGCAAGGTTTGATCCCCGCAATCATTCAAGATGTTTCCAACAACGATGTTCTGATGCTCGGATACATGAACCCTGAGGCAGTGCGAAGAACTCTCGCTGAAGGGCGAGTCACTTTCTGGTCTCGATCCCGCCAAGAGTATTGGCGAAAAGGTGACACTAGCGGTCACGCTCAATTCGTTCGTTCAGTGCACCACGACTGTGATGCTGATACTTTGCTCATCGGTGTTGAACAGATTGGTGCTGCGTGCCACACCGGATCACGCACTTGTTTTGAAGAATATGAGGTTGCCGCTGTCGACGAAGTTGACACTTCTGTGATTGGTCAGGGGGAGTAG
- a CDS encoding anthranilate synthase component I: MAKYDTNLQSFSSLLAEGHKVIPVTRSLFADAETPISIYRKLASGVPGSFLLESAEQGGIWSRFSFVGVSSYGVITDHDGTPQWQDYGLSSQDAFGSEIPATGLSALDALYRRWKTPHIEGMPPLTGALVGFIGWEAIRELEKLPSEPPADFSIPRQGLSFSREVIVLDHKFGTVTLISNVLVLGDSPSSEELFTSAQARLDDLQLRLSVPGPVGLAHIDLDAAAKPRLRTPKQDFLDAVVASKKHIVDGDVFQVVISQRFDADNSASPEDVYRVLRSLNPSPYMYLLALETVDGNPYSIVGSSPEALVKVSSGRVFTHPIAGSRPRGANPEQDLELETDLLADDKERSEHLMLVDLARNDLLRVCDAGSVEVTEFMRVERFSHIMHIVSSVEGDLVSGKGPVDVFRATFPAGTLSGAPKPRALEIIDDLEPAQRGVYGGVVGYFDFAGDADLAIAIRTVVLKDDKAYVQAGAGLVMDSVPETEYLETQNKAAAPLRAVAIANALKKV, from the coding sequence GTGGCTAAGTACGACACCAACTTGCAGTCTTTCAGCTCATTGCTTGCTGAGGGACACAAAGTAATTCCTGTCACCCGGTCACTTTTTGCAGATGCTGAAACCCCCATCAGCATTTATCGGAAGCTTGCTTCGGGTGTACCTGGCTCATTTCTACTCGAATCCGCAGAACAGGGCGGTATTTGGTCCAGATTCTCCTTCGTCGGGGTTTCGAGCTATGGAGTCATTACCGATCACGACGGAACTCCTCAGTGGCAAGATTATGGGCTGTCATCACAAGATGCCTTCGGCAGTGAGATCCCAGCGACAGGACTTAGCGCGTTGGATGCTCTTTACCGACGTTGGAAGACACCTCACATCGAGGGGATGCCTCCACTGACGGGTGCACTCGTAGGTTTTATCGGATGGGAAGCCATTCGAGAGTTGGAGAAACTTCCAAGTGAACCTCCTGCTGATTTCTCTATTCCTCGACAGGGTTTAAGTTTTTCACGCGAGGTCATCGTTCTCGATCACAAATTTGGAACAGTCACACTGATCTCCAACGTTCTTGTTCTGGGTGATTCACCTTCATCTGAAGAACTCTTCACCAGTGCACAAGCGCGATTGGATGATCTGCAACTCCGACTTTCCGTTCCTGGACCCGTCGGCTTGGCGCACATTGACCTTGATGCGGCCGCCAAACCGCGTCTTCGCACACCCAAACAGGATTTCCTTGACGCAGTAGTTGCTTCAAAGAAGCACATCGTCGATGGTGATGTGTTCCAGGTAGTGATCTCACAACGCTTCGATGCTGATAATTCAGCTTCTCCTGAAGATGTGTATCGCGTGCTCCGGAGCTTGAACCCTAGCCCATACATGTATTTGTTGGCGCTGGAAACTGTTGATGGTAATCCCTACTCAATTGTGGGTTCCAGCCCAGAGGCTCTTGTCAAGGTGTCCTCGGGGCGTGTCTTTACACACCCGATTGCAGGTTCGAGGCCACGGGGTGCAAATCCTGAACAAGATCTTGAATTAGAGACTGATCTGCTGGCAGATGACAAGGAACGTTCTGAGCACTTAATGCTTGTTGACCTTGCTCGTAATGATCTCTTGCGGGTCTGTGATGCTGGTTCAGTAGAGGTTACTGAGTTCATGCGCGTGGAACGTTTCTCGCACATCATGCACATCGTTAGTTCAGTTGAAGGAGACCTAGTTTCAGGAAAGGGTCCCGTTGATGTATTCCGGGCCACTTTTCCTGCAGGAACGCTCAGCGGCGCTCCTAAACCCCGAGCCCTCGAAATCATTGACGACCTCGAACCTGCTCAACGCGGCGTGTATGGGGGAGTAGTTGGATACTTTGACTTCGCAGGGGATGCTGATTTGGCTATCGCTATTCGCACGGTTGTACTCAAAGATGACAAGGCTTATGTCCAGGCAGGTGCTGGCCTCGTGATGGATTCAGTACCTGAAACCGAATATCTCGAAACTCAAAACAAGGCAGCTGCTCCCTTGCGTGCTGTGGCTATCGCTAACGCATTGAAGAAGGTGTGA
- a CDS encoding Trp biosynthesis-associated membrane protein gives MNYRKFKTYSLFAAFVLSAAILISWSQTWFFLEVTFPTENSEGLAVSGQIAAPGLSAFGLAGFAITAALALSSVVIRRILGVLLLGLGIAVVFIGVSAWTDPVLTAAPQLTSLSAISDIETLRTFVLSSSLTAWPGISVVAGILLVPLGIIIVFTAGKWGTGSRKFDRVDPSSSDSVQAKPRQSTVGENKDSSSVNIDAWDSLSHGIDPTIN, from the coding sequence ATGAACTACCGAAAGTTCAAGACATACTCTCTGTTTGCGGCTTTCGTCCTGTCAGCAGCCATTCTGATTAGCTGGTCACAAACATGGTTTTTCCTTGAAGTTACCTTTCCAACTGAGAATTCTGAGGGTCTGGCGGTATCCGGTCAGATAGCTGCACCAGGTTTGAGTGCATTTGGACTAGCTGGCTTTGCAATTACCGCAGCGCTTGCACTGTCATCAGTTGTCATTCGTCGAATACTGGGTGTTTTGCTCTTGGGACTTGGCATCGCTGTTGTGTTTATCGGCGTTTCTGCCTGGACTGACCCAGTTCTTACAGCAGCACCACAGCTGACTTCGTTGAGTGCAATCAGCGACATTGAAACTTTACGGACTTTCGTTCTTTCATCTTCGTTAACGGCTTGGCCGGGTATTTCCGTAGTTGCAGGAATCCTTCTTGTCCCTTTGGGAATCATCATTGTGTTCACCGCAGGTAAATGGGGTACCGGTAGTCGAAAGTTTGACAGAGTTGACCCAAGCAGCTCAGATTCAGTACAAGCAAAGCCTCGACAGAGCACCGTTGGAGAAAACAAAGATAGTTCCTCGGTAAATATTGACGCCTGGGACTCGTTGAGCCACGGAATCGACCCAACTATCAACTAG
- a CDS encoding DUF6704 family protein gives MSNDIADPGEGNSPAAWTAVITMLVFFVIGTTAFFLAIEWLVWASAVGIFVGWGLGFLLAKLGYGVNGPKFTPKPHHY, from the coding sequence ATGAGCAACGACATCGCTGATCCAGGAGAGGGCAACTCGCCCGCGGCATGGACCGCTGTAATTACCATGTTGGTATTTTTTGTCATTGGGACAACCGCATTCTTCCTCGCGATTGAATGGCTTGTCTGGGCTTCTGCCGTCGGAATTTTTGTCGGATGGGGACTTGGATTCCTTCTGGCAAAGCTTGGTTATGGTGTGAACGGTCCTAAGTTCACCCCCAAGCCACACCACTACTAA
- the trpC gene encoding indole-3-glycerol phosphate synthase TrpC, whose product MLSDLTAGALADAAARREFVSFAQVEAAALAQTPALDGLQFLAPSDHIKVIAEVKRASPSRGDLAPISDPAALARTYAANGASTISVLTEGRKFKGTLDDLRAVRAEVSVPVLRKDFIAEKYQILEARAAGADLVLLIVAALDQELLAELNAFALSLGLTVLVETHSREELHRALDIDAKLIGVNARNLSTFELDRDLFASLVGEIPAGVIKVAESAVRNATDVQHYRDAGADVVLVGEALVTSDPAATLQSFLAV is encoded by the coding sequence ATGCTGTCCGACCTGACAGCTGGTGCACTGGCTGATGCGGCTGCACGTCGTGAATTTGTATCCTTTGCACAAGTTGAAGCAGCAGCATTAGCGCAGACTCCTGCACTGGATGGTCTTCAATTTCTTGCACCTAGCGATCACATCAAAGTGATTGCTGAAGTAAAAAGAGCAAGTCCATCTCGTGGCGACCTTGCCCCAATATCTGATCCCGCTGCACTTGCACGCACTTACGCTGCCAATGGCGCTTCTACTATCAGCGTCTTGACAGAAGGCCGGAAATTTAAAGGAACCCTTGATGATCTGCGTGCTGTCAGAGCCGAGGTTTCTGTTCCTGTCTTGCGTAAAGACTTCATTGCTGAAAAGTATCAAATCCTCGAAGCTCGTGCTGCTGGAGCCGATCTTGTTCTGCTCATTGTTGCTGCACTAGATCAAGAACTTCTGGCCGAACTGAACGCGTTCGCTCTCTCTTTGGGCCTTACCGTACTTGTCGAGACACACTCACGTGAAGAACTTCATCGTGCGCTAGATATTGATGCGAAGTTGATTGGTGTTAATGCGCGAAACTTAAGTACCTTTGAGCTTGATAGAGATCTCTTTGCTTCACTCGTTGGCGAGATTCCTGCTGGCGTCATCAAAGTGGCAGAATCAGCAGTACGAAACGCAACAGATGTTCAGCACTATCGAGACGCAGGTGCTGACGTCGTACTCGTAGGTGAAGCTCTCGTCACCTCTGACCCTGCAGCAACCCTCCAATCCTTCCTGGCGGTATAA
- the trpB gene encoding tryptophan synthase subunit beta has protein sequence MALRDELGPYFGEYGGRFVPESLIAALDELSAAYELAKLDPGFQQELADLHRTYTGRPSIITEVPRFAEHAGGARIFLKREDLNHTGSHKINNVLGQALLAKRLGKTRIIAETGAGQHGVASATAAALFGLECVVYMGEVDTERQALNVARMRLLGATVIPVTTGSRTLKDAINEALRDWVANVDTTHYLLGTVAGPHPFPVMVRDFHKIIGEEAREQMLDITGQLPTAVAACVGGGSNAIGIFHAFLDDPTVGLYGFEAAGRGVDTPEHAATITKGRPGVLHGARSYMLQDEDGQTIESHSISAGLDYPGVGPEHSWLNDIGRAHYRPITDAEAMDALRLLARTEGIIPAIETAHGLAGALQLGKELGPDAIILVNNSGRGDKDMETAAKYFGILDGGAA, from the coding sequence ATGGCTCTTCGCGATGAACTTGGTCCTTACTTTGGTGAATACGGCGGACGCTTTGTTCCCGAATCACTCATCGCTGCACTGGATGAGCTTTCAGCAGCCTATGAACTTGCCAAACTTGACCCCGGTTTTCAGCAGGAATTAGCGGATCTTCACCGCACCTATACAGGTCGGCCTTCCATCATTACGGAAGTTCCTCGTTTTGCGGAGCACGCCGGTGGTGCTCGTATTTTCCTCAAGCGGGAAGATCTCAACCACACTGGCAGTCACAAAATCAACAATGTTTTGGGGCAAGCCCTCTTAGCAAAGCGATTGGGAAAGACACGCATTATTGCAGAAACCGGTGCAGGCCAACATGGTGTTGCCAGCGCCACTGCAGCTGCCCTGTTTGGTCTGGAATGTGTTGTCTACATGGGTGAAGTTGACACTGAGCGTCAGGCGCTCAATGTGGCACGCATGCGTTTGCTCGGCGCCACAGTCATTCCGGTCACCACCGGTTCTCGCACCCTCAAAGATGCCATCAATGAGGCACTTCGTGACTGGGTTGCCAACGTTGACACCACGCACTATTTGCTCGGTACTGTAGCTGGACCTCACCCGTTCCCTGTCATGGTCCGTGATTTCCACAAGATTATTGGTGAAGAAGCTCGTGAACAGATGCTTGATATCACTGGACAACTTCCTACCGCTGTCGCTGCTTGCGTTGGTGGTGGTTCAAACGCCATTGGTATCTTCCATGCTTTCCTAGACGACCCCACGGTTGGTCTGTATGGTTTTGAAGCAGCGGGTCGCGGTGTAGACACACCTGAACACGCTGCAACGATCACCAAGGGTCGCCCCGGTGTTCTACACGGCGCTCGTTCCTACATGCTCCAAGACGAAGATGGACAGACAATCGAGTCTCACTCCATCTCTGCCGGTTTGGACTATCCCGGTGTCGGTCCAGAGCATTCCTGGTTGAATGACATTGGTCGAGCACACTATCGCCCCATCACGGATGCAGAGGCAATGGATGCCCTCCGACTATTAGCTCGCACCGAAGGAATCATTCCCGCTATCGAAACTGCACACGGCCTTGCAGGTGCTCTGCAGCTAGGTAAAGAGCTTGGTCCTGATGCGATAATTTTGGTGAATAATTCTGGTCGTGGAGACAAAGACATGGAAACAGCTGCTAAGTACTTCGGCATTCTAGATGGGGGAGCAGCATGA
- the trpA gene encoding tryptophan synthase subunit alpha, translating into MSSKVEAAISAKGKVLIGYLPVGFPTLEQSIEAAVALVESGVDVLELGVPYSDPVMDGLVIQEATQVALANGFKLPQAIEAVKQITARVDIPVLLMTYFNPVIQYGVDKFASDLAAAGGAGLITPDLIPDEAGEWLAAAEKYDLDRVFLAAPSSTDERLAQAVQNSRGFVYAVSTMGITGARQDVDVAAKSLVARLRTVGATHVGVGVGISNGAQVSEVLAYGDGAIVGSALVKSLNDGGIDSLRSVAEELARGK; encoded by the coding sequence ATGAGTTCGAAGGTTGAAGCAGCTATTTCCGCTAAAGGCAAGGTGCTAATTGGCTACCTTCCTGTTGGTTTCCCCACGCTCGAACAAAGTATTGAAGCTGCAGTAGCTCTCGTTGAAAGTGGTGTAGACGTCCTCGAGTTGGGTGTTCCTTACTCTGATCCTGTCATGGATGGTTTGGTCATTCAGGAAGCTACTCAGGTTGCTTTGGCAAACGGATTCAAATTGCCTCAAGCCATCGAAGCAGTGAAGCAAATCACCGCTCGTGTTGATATTCCTGTTCTATTGATGACCTATTTCAACCCGGTTATTCAATATGGCGTGGACAAGTTTGCGTCTGATCTTGCTGCTGCTGGTGGTGCGGGTCTTATTACTCCCGACCTCATCCCAGATGAAGCAGGAGAGTGGCTTGCTGCTGCAGAAAAATATGACCTAGATCGCGTGTTCTTGGCAGCTCCGTCCTCCACAGATGAACGTCTTGCACAGGCGGTACAGAACAGTCGAGGATTTGTTTATGCGGTTTCAACGATGGGGATTACTGGGGCCCGACAAGACGTAGATGTCGCTGCGAAATCTCTCGTTGCACGGCTTCGCACAGTTGGAGCTACCCACGTCGGCGTCGGGGTAGGCATTTCAAACGGCGCCCAGGTGAGCGAGGTATTGGCTTACGGCGATGGTGCGATTGTCGGTTCTGCTCTTGTCAAGTCTCTGAACGATGGCGGTATTGATTCACTTCGGTCCGTTGCAGAAGAACTCGCTCGAGGGAAATAA